In Arthrobacter citreus, a genomic segment contains:
- a CDS encoding cold-shock protein, translated as MAQGIVKWFNGEKGYGFITLDEAQTDVFVHWSAIQASGYRTLEEGQRVEFEIGEGQKGPQAEDVRSV; from the coding sequence ATGGCGCAGGGGATCGTCAAATGGTTCAACGGGGAAAAGGGCTACGGATTCATCACGCTGGATGAGGCCCAAACGGATGTCTTCGTGCACTGGTCCGCCATCCAGGCATCCGGGTACCGCACCCTGGAAGAAGGCCAGCGGGTGGAGTTTGAAATTGGGGAGGGCCAGAAGGGTCCGCAGGCCGAGGACGTGCGCAGCGTTTAG
- a CDS encoding LytR C-terminal domain-containing protein, whose translation MSKYPRDEFDKVPETSSRQGVHRERLIPSRSGSLGLIITVGVLALILGLAAFFVLPRLGIGQNGAAPAPASDSSLPAQTPAPQATEPEPETEPAEAAPSETPEPSETPAPEPTPEAVADRTQPVVVLNASGIGGLGANVSARIAGDGWSTAQVANWGGTPLQTSVIFYNGPEQLANAQELSRILGIPTLSESPEFNLVTVVPGPGFQ comes from the coding sequence ATGAGCAAATATCCCCGGGATGAGTTTGACAAGGTTCCCGAGACGTCGTCGCGCCAGGGCGTCCACCGGGAACGGTTAATACCGTCACGGTCCGGCAGCCTCGGCCTGATCATCACTGTCGGTGTGCTGGCCCTGATCCTTGGCCTTGCTGCTTTTTTTGTCCTGCCCCGGCTGGGTATCGGGCAGAACGGGGCTGCTCCGGCACCCGCTTCGGACTCGTCCCTGCCCGCACAAACCCCGGCTCCCCAAGCTACGGAACCCGAGCCCGAGACGGAACCGGCGGAAGCTGCACCGTCCGAGACCCCGGAGCCGAGCGAAACCCCGGCACCCGAGCCCACCCCGGAAGCGGTCGCGGACCGGACCCAACCCGTGGTGGTGCTCAATGCAAGCGGCATTGGCGGACTCGGAGCGAATGTATCAGCGCGCATTGCCGGTGACGGATGGTCCACGGCGCAGGTTGCCAACTGGGGCGGAACGCCGCTGCAGACGTCAGTGATCTTCTACAACGGACCCGAGCAGCTTGCCAACGCACAGGAACTGTCGCGGATCCTGGGCATCCCCACCCTCAGCGAGTCTCCGGAGTTCAATCTGGTGACGGTGGTACCGGGCCCGGGGTTCCAGTAA
- a CDS encoding DUF3263 domain-containing protein encodes MAETTEAFSLDGTVDPDSPLGEQEQQMLALERAWWKYAGAKEQAIRELFGMSATRYYQVLNALIDTEDALAHDPMLVKRLRRLRTTRQRARTARRSGSDV; translated from the coding sequence GTGGCCGAAACAACCGAAGCGTTCTCACTGGACGGCACGGTTGACCCCGACAGTCCCCTGGGGGAGCAGGAACAGCAGATGCTCGCACTGGAGCGGGCCTGGTGGAAATATGCCGGGGCGAAGGAACAGGCCATCCGCGAACTTTTCGGCATGTCTGCCACGCGCTACTACCAGGTGCTGAACGCCCTGATCGACACCGAGGACGCCCTGGCGCACGACCCCATGCTGGTCAAGAGACTGCGTAGACTACGAACAACCCGTCAGCGCGCTCGCACCGCCCGTCGTTCAGGCTCTGACGTCTAA
- a CDS encoding transporter substrate-binding domain-containing protein, whose amino-acid sequence MFVKIRPRTAAALLLVVLSLTAVSCSSVPADPEQTLDRVTGGTLRVGVSHSPPATDVGGAEPAGPEADLARDFAQSLDAKVEWVEGGEEYLMEALKQGDLDLVVGGLTESSPWTDKAALTRPYAESTNRWGDQQKHVLAAPLGENAFLSRLEHFLSEREGTP is encoded by the coding sequence ATGTTCGTGAAGATCCGGCCCCGGACAGCGGCTGCGCTGTTACTTGTTGTTCTTTCCCTGACCGCGGTGTCGTGCTCATCCGTGCCGGCAGATCCGGAACAAACGCTGGACCGCGTCACCGGAGGCACCCTCCGGGTGGGCGTTTCGCATTCCCCGCCTGCCACCGACGTCGGCGGGGCTGAACCGGCGGGACCGGAAGCGGACCTGGCCCGGGATTTCGCGCAGTCCCTCGACGCCAAGGTCGAATGGGTTGAAGGCGGCGAGGAATATCTCATGGAAGCCCTGAAGCAGGGCGATCTTGACCTCGTTGTCGGCGGGCTGACCGAGTCCAGCCCGTGGACTGACAAGGCTGCGCTGACGCGCCCCTATGCCGAGAGCACCAACCGCTGGGGGGATCAGCAGAAGCATGTGCTGGCGGCTCCGCTGGGTGAAAACGCGTTCCTTTCGCGCCTGGAACATTTCCTGTCTGAGAGGGAGGGAACCCCGTGA
- a CDS encoding cation diffusion facilitator family transporter, translated as MSAQQGRTELPRQQSDALHRAVRLEWITIGFLAVTVTAVFLVMGNSQAMRAAWIEDMLSFIPPLAFLLAVRLVARPPNARYPYGYHRSIGVAHLVAAVALTTMGSFLIYESLTGLVKGEHPPIGTVEIFGNQIWLGWLMMAVMAVTTIPPVIVGRIKIRLARQLHNKVLYADADMNKADWMTALGSIVGVAGIGLGFWWADAAAALFIALSILRDGLRNMRGAITDLVDTTATTFDEADPHPLAGQVTEYLNGLPWVQAAGVRMRDEGQVFHVEAFVVPVSGAELSLGNLTAAREGCTGIDWKLADTVVIPVRTLPEEVGGRSGVHQSGKEE; from the coding sequence GTGAGTGCACAGCAGGGGCGGACTGAGCTTCCCCGGCAGCAATCCGATGCACTGCACCGGGCCGTGCGTTTGGAATGGATCACCATCGGGTTCCTCGCAGTCACCGTAACGGCGGTGTTCCTGGTGATGGGAAACTCACAGGCGATGCGCGCCGCTTGGATCGAGGACATGCTCTCCTTCATTCCCCCGCTGGCGTTCCTGCTTGCGGTCCGTCTCGTGGCCCGCCCACCCAATGCCCGCTATCCCTACGGCTATCACCGGTCCATCGGCGTAGCCCATCTGGTGGCAGCCGTGGCACTGACAACCATGGGGTCCTTCCTCATTTACGAGTCGCTGACCGGGCTGGTGAAGGGTGAACACCCGCCCATCGGCACGGTGGAGATCTTCGGAAACCAGATCTGGCTCGGCTGGCTCATGATGGCGGTGATGGCAGTGACCACCATTCCGCCCGTGATCGTGGGCCGGATCAAGATCCGCCTGGCAAGACAGCTGCACAATAAGGTGCTGTATGCCGACGCCGACATGAACAAAGCGGACTGGATGACCGCGCTGGGGTCGATTGTTGGCGTGGCGGGAATCGGCCTGGGCTTCTGGTGGGCTGATGCGGCCGCTGCCCTCTTCATCGCCTTGAGTATCCTCCGCGATGGCCTGCGCAACATGCGCGGCGCAATCACTGATCTGGTCGACACCACGGCGACAACCTTTGATGAAGCGGACCCGCATCCGCTGGCCGGACAAGTGACGGAGTACCTGAACGGGCTGCCGTGGGTTCAGGCCGCAGGCGTGCGGATGCGCGACGAGGGACAGGTCTTCCATGTCGAAGCGTTTGTGGTGCCGGTCAGCGGCGCCGAGCTGTCGCTGGGCAACCTGACTGCGGCCCGTGAGGGCTGCACCGGGATCGACTGGAAGCTCGCCGACACCGTGGTGATTCCCGTGCGGACCCTGCCGGAGGAAGTCGGCGGCCGCAGCGGCGTGCACCAATCAGGCAAGGAAGAATGA
- a CDS encoding uracil-DNA glycosylase, with the protein MSSNDPTLFSLPTAGDRTPPAGAEAEEPFPFAAPAPLHTVMAPDWARALAPATQELHRLAGLLEEERRSGFTVLPAPGNILRAFSRPLAEVKVLLIGQDPYPTPGHAVGLSFSVDRGVRPLPRSLNNIYKELAADLDIPPSPHGDLSAWADQGVLLLNRVMTVRAGNAGSHRRRGWEQITELAVRAVAARRGPDGGHAPLVAVLWGNDARSIVPLLDGIPRIESAHPSPLSASRGFFGSRPFSRVNDLLAEQGAQPVDWRLDAIR; encoded by the coding sequence GTGAGCTCCAACGATCCGACACTTTTTTCGCTGCCCACTGCCGGCGACCGGACCCCGCCAGCCGGCGCGGAGGCCGAAGAACCGTTCCCCTTTGCGGCCCCGGCACCGCTGCACACCGTGATGGCGCCGGACTGGGCCAGGGCCCTGGCACCGGCCACCCAGGAGCTGCACCGGCTGGCCGGCCTCTTGGAGGAGGAACGCCGCTCCGGGTTCACCGTGCTGCCCGCTCCTGGCAACATCCTCCGGGCCTTTTCCCGGCCCCTCGCCGAGGTCAAGGTCCTGCTGATTGGCCAAGATCCCTATCCGACCCCCGGCCACGCCGTCGGGCTCTCATTCTCAGTGGACCGCGGGGTGCGTCCGCTGCCGCGGAGCCTGAATAACATATATAAGGAACTCGCGGCGGATCTGGACATTCCACCGAGCCCGCACGGCGATCTGAGCGCCTGGGCCGATCAGGGGGTGCTGCTGCTGAACCGCGTCATGACGGTCCGCGCGGGAAACGCCGGATCACACCGCAGGCGGGGCTGGGAGCAGATCACCGAATTGGCCGTCCGTGCCGTTGCCGCCCGCCGCGGACCCGACGGCGGCCATGCTCCCCTGGTAGCCGTGCTGTGGGGTAACGATGCCCGGTCCATTGTTCCGCTGCTGGACGGAATTCCGCGGATCGAATCAGCCCATCCCAGCCCGCTTTCAGCGTCGCGCGGGTTCTTCGGATCCCGCCCCTTCAGCCGTGTCAACGATCTGCTGGCGGAGCAGGGAGCGCAGCCGGTGGACTGGCGGCTGGACGCGATACGGTAG
- a CDS encoding siderophore-interacting protein: MPDPSVPGAKPSQDVPRRARPLLTLEVLRREQLTPHMVRIIAGGPNFERFAGNGFVDAYCKIWFGPDGRPLDGQSELEALRESFPREQWPVSRTYTVRSVNPEARELAIDFVVHGDEGLAGPWAAQATPGEPLTFTGPGGAFNPDPDAGWYLFAADESALPATAAVLEALPASAVGQVFLEVGGPEDRQPLTAPDGIEISWLYRGATPAGNTGMLAAAVAAAPWPSNDVQVFAHGEREAMKALRDVFFAGRGLDRRQVSLSGYWAAGRTEDAFQAEKRTPVGKIL; encoded by the coding sequence ATGCCTGATCCCTCCGTGCCCGGCGCGAAGCCATCCCAGGATGTGCCCCGGCGGGCCCGTCCGCTGCTGACCCTCGAGGTTCTCCGGCGCGAACAGCTGACTCCGCACATGGTCCGCATCATTGCCGGCGGCCCCAACTTCGAGCGTTTTGCCGGCAACGGCTTCGTTGATGCCTACTGCAAAATCTGGTTCGGTCCGGACGGCAGGCCGCTGGACGGACAATCCGAGCTCGAGGCACTGCGGGAGTCATTCCCCCGGGAGCAGTGGCCGGTGTCGCGCACCTACACTGTCCGGAGCGTCAACCCCGAAGCACGTGAGCTGGCCATCGACTTCGTGGTCCACGGCGACGAAGGCCTGGCCGGCCCCTGGGCTGCGCAGGCCACGCCCGGGGAACCGCTGACCTTCACGGGCCCCGGAGGAGCCTTCAACCCCGACCCCGACGCCGGCTGGTACCTTTTCGCCGCCGATGAATCCGCGCTGCCCGCCACGGCCGCCGTGCTGGAGGCGCTGCCGGCCTCCGCCGTCGGCCAGGTGTTCCTGGAGGTAGGCGGCCCCGAAGACCGCCAGCCGCTCACGGCCCCGGACGGCATCGAAATCTCCTGGCTGTACCGCGGGGCCACACCGGCCGGAAACACCGGCATGCTGGCGGCGGCCGTCGCGGCTGCTCCATGGCCCAGTAACGACGTCCAGGTCTTCGCGCACGGGGAGCGCGAGGCCATGAAGGCACTGCGGGATGTCTTTTTTGCGGGCCGTGGCCTCGACCGGCGGCAGGTGTCCCTGTCCGGATACTGGGCCGCCGGACGCACCGAGGACGCTTTCCAGGCAGAAAAAAGGACCCCCGTCGGCAAGATCCTCTAG
- a CDS encoding threonine/serine ThrE exporter family protein, with translation MPGQHGTGSSSLRQQDRSSAAARRMLRRLVQGETPPTQAMSIVERLAGSPYANPLVRTAGPDASARKTLDLALSLAETMFRYGAGALEVETAIIAVTAAFGLESIEVDITNQSVLLNYSPKDQTPITVMRVVRSWTNNYAGLGLVHQLVTDIIDGGISRAEAANRLNEITHQPKPFPRWAVTFSTGVFAAAIVGFIGGEPLASAVAFISTFLVSLLQRLLGRWRVPDFFSTAASGFVVTAIAMLFWSFDVPISPGIVVAGGILLLLPTGRLVSAVQDAINGFPVTASGRFLSAFLTFGALVAGIAVALVVGVLLGVPRLDVTEVDGSQYPFAVTMLLLAVALGTICVVEQSPMNLVLPTVLTGAAGFMVFQLSVWAGLGPRLTPAVAAIFIGMVARMIALRMGAPQLIVAVPAILFLFPGLSIFRAMYGLSIGTDDFTAGAVGIFNALTVILAIAGGVVFGDNLARPLTRNLSGNDRRNRRR, from the coding sequence ATGCCGGGACAGCATGGAACCGGCAGCAGTTCACTCCGGCAGCAGGACCGTTCCTCAGCGGCCGCACGGAGGATGCTGCGGCGGCTGGTCCAGGGTGAAACTCCTCCCACGCAGGCCATGTCCATCGTGGAGCGGCTGGCGGGTTCCCCCTACGCAAACCCCCTGGTCCGCACCGCCGGCCCCGACGCCTCCGCGCGCAAGACCCTGGACCTGGCCCTCAGCCTGGCTGAAACCATGTTCCGCTACGGAGCGGGTGCCCTGGAGGTGGAGACGGCAATCATTGCGGTCACCGCAGCCTTTGGCCTGGAGAGTATCGAGGTGGACATCACCAACCAGTCGGTGCTGCTGAACTACTCACCCAAGGATCAAACGCCCATCACGGTGATGCGGGTGGTCCGTTCATGGACCAACAACTATGCGGGCCTTGGGCTTGTCCATCAGCTTGTCACCGACATTATCGACGGCGGCATTTCCCGCGCGGAAGCGGCCAACCGGCTGAACGAAATCACCCATCAGCCCAAACCGTTTCCGCGGTGGGCGGTGACGTTTTCCACCGGCGTCTTTGCGGCAGCCATTGTGGGCTTTATCGGCGGTGAACCACTGGCATCAGCGGTGGCCTTTATCAGTACGTTCCTGGTGAGCCTGCTCCAGCGCCTGCTCGGCCGCTGGCGGGTACCTGACTTTTTCAGCACCGCGGCGAGCGGTTTTGTGGTCACAGCCATCGCCATGCTGTTCTGGTCCTTTGACGTGCCGATTTCCCCGGGCATCGTGGTGGCCGGCGGAATCCTGCTGCTCCTGCCAACGGGCCGTTTAGTCTCCGCGGTGCAGGATGCGATCAACGGGTTCCCGGTCACTGCCTCGGGCCGCTTCCTGTCGGCATTCCTGACCTTTGGCGCGCTGGTGGCAGGCATCGCCGTCGCCCTGGTCGTGGGGGTGCTGCTGGGCGTGCCACGGCTGGACGTGACCGAAGTGGACGGGTCCCAGTATCCGTTCGCGGTAACGATGCTGCTGCTGGCCGTGGCCCTTGGCACGATCTGCGTGGTGGAACAGTCGCCGATGAACCTGGTCCTTCCCACCGTCCTGACCGGAGCGGCAGGGTTCATGGTCTTTCAGCTCTCCGTCTGGGCAGGCCTGGGGCCCCGGCTCACGCCCGCCGTGGCGGCCATCTTCATCGGCATGGTGGCGCGCATGATTGCCCTGCGGATGGGAGCCCCGCAGCTGATTGTTGCTGTTCCGGCGATTCTCTTCCTGTTCCCGGGACTGAGCATCTTCCGTGCCATGTACGGCCTGAGCATCGGCACCGATGACTTCACCGCCGGTGCCGTAGGCATCTTCAATGCGCTGACGGTGATCCTGGCCATTGCCGGCGGCGTGGTCTTTGGAGATAACCTGGCCCGCCCGCTGACCCGGAATTTGTCCGGCAACGACAGGCGGAACCGCCGCCGCTAG
- a CDS encoding lipid II:glycine glycyltransferase FemX → MRDFSARLATADEREKWDSHVQSNPGGGNVLQSASYAEVKSHHGWNPLHLVFTGRGYTTYNLVIEKKVPGLGSLWYLIKGPDVAEPSHVPEVLDALRRFIKESKRNVFAVKVEPDIVDGPEVRALFEGAGLVKTFNLQPNDSTALLDTTPDIEQVLKNISSRGRNAVRRAIREGADVRRVEPTEENMRIMYRLMSHIEDRSAARMRSYEYYHRFWSNFVQAGQGRFYFAFEDGEPTVGAFVIAYGRKGTYKDGGSKPRRSQYGDSHLVQWTAISELKEDFGIEQYDFCGTPPSDQLKNKEHPHHGLGLFKTSFSKTVTDFVGCYDLVLDPVRYKIWNTIGERVARQIYWRRHQQPFY, encoded by the coding sequence TTGCGAGACTTTAGTGCACGCCTGGCGACCGCCGACGAGAGAGAAAAATGGGACAGCCATGTGCAGTCCAACCCGGGCGGCGGGAACGTGCTGCAGTCCGCGTCCTATGCGGAGGTCAAGTCCCACCACGGCTGGAATCCCCTCCATCTGGTGTTTACCGGCCGCGGCTACACCACCTACAACCTGGTGATCGAAAAGAAGGTCCCCGGCCTCGGCAGCCTCTGGTACCTGATTAAGGGTCCGGACGTCGCTGAGCCGTCCCACGTGCCCGAGGTGCTGGACGCGCTGCGCCGGTTCATCAAGGAGTCCAAGCGCAACGTGTTCGCCGTCAAGGTGGAACCGGACATCGTTGACGGTCCGGAAGTCCGGGCCCTGTTCGAGGGTGCGGGCCTGGTCAAGACGTTCAACCTGCAGCCCAATGACTCCACGGCCCTGCTGGACACCACCCCTGACATCGAACAGGTCCTGAAGAACATCTCCTCGCGCGGGCGCAACGCCGTCCGCCGGGCCATCCGGGAAGGCGCCGACGTGCGCCGGGTGGAGCCCACCGAAGAGAACATGCGCATCATGTACCGGCTGATGAGCCACATCGAGGACCGCTCAGCGGCGCGGATGCGCTCCTACGAGTACTATCACCGCTTCTGGTCCAACTTTGTGCAGGCTGGGCAGGGCCGGTTCTACTTTGCGTTCGAAGACGGCGAGCCCACAGTGGGTGCGTTTGTCATTGCCTACGGCCGGAAGGGCACCTATAAGGACGGCGGGTCCAAACCCCGCCGCAGCCAGTACGGAGACTCCCATCTGGTCCAGTGGACGGCCATTAGCGAGCTGAAGGAAGACTTCGGCATTGAGCAGTACGACTTCTGCGGAACGCCGCCCAGCGACCAGCTGAAGAACAAGGAACACCCCCACCATGGACTGGGCCTTTTCAAGACCAGCTTCTCGAAGACCGTGACGGACTTCGTGGGCTGCTACGACCTGGTGCTTGACCCGGTGCGGTACAAGATCTGGAACACGATTGGTGAGCGCGTGGCGCGGCAAATCTACTGGCGCCGTCACCAGCAGCCGTTCTATTAA
- a CDS encoding LLM class flavin-dependent oxidoreductase — protein sequence MAQRLELGLDTFGDVTSAPDGERLPQHQVLRNVVAEAVLADSVGIDFIGIGEHHREDFAVSAPDVVLAAIAGQTKRIRLGSAVTVLSSDDPIRVFQRFSTLDALSNGRAEVILGRGSFTESFPLFGLDLAQYEELFEEKLELFAQLRQETPVTWSGKTRGPLQNQRVYPPTATGELPAWIAVGGTPQSVVRAAHYGLPLMLAIIGGEPARFAPFVDLYKRALAQFGRPMLPVGAHSPGYVAATDDQALEEAWPHFERMQNRIGRERGWSPTTHSDYLASAGPDGALFIGSPETVATKIVRVARELDLSRFDLKYSLGTLPHEKLMNCIRLYGTEVAPLVREQLA from the coding sequence ATGGCACAGCGGCTGGAACTCGGGTTGGACACCTTCGGTGACGTCACTTCGGCGCCCGACGGCGAACGGCTGCCGCAGCATCAGGTGCTGCGCAACGTCGTGGCCGAAGCAGTGCTCGCGGATTCGGTGGGCATCGACTTCATCGGTATCGGTGAGCACCACCGGGAGGATTTTGCCGTCTCCGCACCGGACGTGGTGCTGGCAGCCATAGCCGGACAAACCAAGCGCATCCGGCTGGGATCTGCCGTTACCGTCCTCAGCTCGGATGACCCGATCCGGGTCTTCCAGCGCTTCTCCACGCTGGATGCGCTCTCCAACGGCCGCGCGGAAGTCATCCTCGGCCGCGGCTCCTTCACCGAATCCTTCCCGCTGTTTGGGCTGGACCTGGCCCAGTATGAAGAGCTCTTCGAGGAGAAGCTGGAGCTTTTCGCCCAGCTGCGCCAGGAAACTCCAGTGACGTGGAGCGGCAAAACCAGGGGGCCGCTGCAAAACCAGCGGGTGTATCCCCCCACCGCCACCGGTGAGCTTCCGGCATGGATCGCCGTCGGCGGGACGCCCCAGTCCGTGGTCCGGGCTGCGCACTACGGCCTGCCGCTGATGCTGGCCATCATTGGCGGTGAGCCGGCACGCTTTGCCCCGTTTGTGGACCTGTACAAGCGTGCGCTGGCACAGTTTGGCCGCCCGATGCTGCCGGTGGGTGCACACTCCCCCGGCTATGTTGCCGCCACCGATGACCAGGCCCTGGAAGAAGCATGGCCGCACTTCGAGCGGATGCAGAACCGGATTGGCCGCGAGCGCGGCTGGAGCCCCACCACCCACAGTGACTACCTTGCCTCAGCCGGCCCCGACGGCGCGCTGTTTATCGGTTCCCCGGAGACCGTTGCCACCAAGATCGTCCGGGTGGCGCGGGAGCTGGACCTGAGCCGCTTTGACCTGAAATACAGCCTGGGCACTCTTCCGCACGAGAAGCTGATGAACTGCATCCGCCTCTACGGCACCGAGGTGGCTCCGCTGGTGCGCGAGCAGCTGGCCTAG
- a CDS encoding MFS transporter — MDPASPWAPLRRRMFLILWLANIGSSIGTWMQTVGAQWYLVENSSNPALVSLVQTANLAPSLLLGLIAGVLADAFNRRRLILGSNLFAAGAAGVLTVVAALGLLDPDSLLLYTFLIGCGVALSQPAWQAITPELVPREEIRAASALSSMAVNGARAVGPALAGVLVSFFGPAFVFGLNAVSFLGTAVAVYVWRAPPEPEDPERMGEALAAGMRYIRAAPRIRRVLLRTALFMVPASALYALLPVAVNGHLRLGSAGYGLLLGALGTGAVAGVVVLPKVKNSINDNLMLGLSAAVFGAAAFAAGFFPAVVLAILLFFAGIAWIATFSILNSAMQLTLPEWVRARGLSIYLMVTTGAQAIGAVVWGSLATAYTYAPVLGAAGIILAAVGLSVTVLPLLPRTGRLDRSIAEADLGIEAGQEPAPDAGPVTVLIAYELDPEKAAEFVHLMHEVRLSRMRTGARDWELVHSVTDSRQFREIYDVATWREYLRQERERTTGEDRNLIERAAALAEEEPRVRWFLPASA, encoded by the coding sequence ATGGACCCGGCATCACCCTGGGCGCCGCTGCGGCGCCGCATGTTCCTGATTCTGTGGCTGGCGAACATTGGCTCGAGCATAGGCACCTGGATGCAGACCGTGGGCGCCCAGTGGTACCTGGTGGAAAACAGTTCCAACCCCGCCCTGGTATCCCTGGTCCAGACGGCAAACCTGGCGCCGTCACTGCTGTTGGGGCTGATCGCCGGCGTGCTGGCCGACGCTTTCAACCGGCGGCGCCTGATCCTGGGGTCCAACCTCTTTGCCGCCGGTGCCGCCGGCGTCCTGACGGTTGTTGCGGCCCTGGGCCTGCTGGACCCGGATTCGCTGCTGCTGTACACCTTTCTCATCGGGTGCGGGGTGGCACTCAGCCAGCCAGCCTGGCAGGCCATCACCCCGGAGCTGGTGCCACGGGAAGAAATCCGGGCCGCATCAGCCCTGAGCAGCATGGCGGTCAACGGGGCACGCGCGGTGGGCCCGGCACTGGCCGGCGTCCTCGTCTCCTTTTTCGGACCCGCCTTCGTATTCGGGCTCAACGCCGTGTCCTTCCTGGGCACCGCGGTTGCCGTCTACGTGTGGCGGGCGCCCCCTGAACCGGAGGACCCCGAGCGGATGGGAGAGGCACTTGCCGCCGGGATGCGCTACATCCGCGCAGCACCACGGATCCGGCGCGTGCTGCTCCGAACGGCCCTCTTCATGGTCCCCGCCAGCGCGCTGTACGCGCTGCTCCCGGTGGCAGTCAATGGGCACCTGCGCCTCGGCTCCGCCGGCTACGGCCTGCTCCTGGGCGCGCTCGGCACCGGCGCGGTTGCCGGTGTTGTGGTGCTGCCCAAAGTCAAAAACTCGATCAACGACAACCTGATGCTGGGGCTGTCGGCCGCCGTGTTCGGCGCCGCAGCTTTTGCCGCGGGCTTTTTCCCCGCCGTTGTGCTGGCCATCCTGCTGTTCTTCGCCGGCATCGCCTGGATAGCCACCTTCTCCATTCTCAACAGTGCCATGCAGCTGACACTGCCCGAATGGGTCCGGGCCCGCGGGCTGTCCATCTATCTCATGGTGACCACCGGAGCCCAGGCCATCGGCGCCGTCGTCTGGGGTTCCCTGGCCACGGCCTACACCTACGCCCCGGTGCTGGGGGCGGCGGGGATCATCCTTGCGGCGGTGGGCCTGAGCGTCACCGTGCTGCCGCTGCTGCCGCGCACCGGCCGGCTGGACCGCAGCATCGCGGAAGCGGATCTGGGGATCGAAGCGGGACAGGAGCCCGCACCGGATGCCGGGCCGGTGACGGTGCTCATTGCCTACGAACTCGATCCGGAAAAGGCCGCGGAGTTTGTGCACCTGATGCACGAGGTGCGCCTGTCCCGGATGCGCACCGGCGCCCGGGACTGGGAGCTGGTCCACTCGGTCACTGACTCCCGGCAGTTCCGCGAGATTTACGACGTCGCCACCTGGCGGGAATACCTGCGCCAGGAACGGGAACGCACCACGGGGGAGGACCGAAACCTGATCGAGAGGGCGGCGGCGCTCGCCGAGGAGGAACCGCGCGTCCGCTGGTTCCTCCCGGCGTCGGCCTAG
- a CDS encoding CHAD domain-containing protein: MAYLSEQFQAMLAEDPRVRTNRADAVHKMRVSTRRMRSAMASYQKVLAPDPSRAVRNELKWLAGVLGAARDAQVLRARLHSLLDTQPTELVMGPVRQRIDEELLADYSSALAEVARVLDSGRYRRLLEDLELVISQPDFTAAADAPAAETAGRMLRRDRRRLHQQVRDARSARNHDHRAESLHEARKDAKRLRYAAEVARPVRTPGAAELISGAEHVQKILGEHQDSVVSREFLRRLGAGSARSGANGFTYGRLHALEEERGETAHKQFRRAWSNFPRVV, encoded by the coding sequence TTGGCATACCTGAGTGAACAGTTCCAGGCCATGCTGGCGGAGGACCCGCGGGTGCGGACGAACCGGGCGGACGCGGTGCACAAGATGCGGGTCAGCACCCGGCGGATGCGCTCGGCAATGGCGAGCTATCAAAAGGTTCTGGCTCCGGATCCGTCCCGTGCAGTCAGGAACGAGCTTAAATGGCTGGCCGGAGTCCTCGGCGCCGCCCGCGACGCCCAGGTTTTGCGGGCGCGGCTGCACAGCCTGCTCGATACGCAGCCCACCGAACTGGTGATGGGCCCGGTGCGGCAGCGGATTGATGAGGAACTGCTGGCTGACTACAGCTCCGCGCTCGCGGAGGTTGCCCGTGTGCTCGACAGCGGGAGGTACCGGCGCCTGTTGGAGGATCTTGAACTGGTGATCAGCCAGCCGGACTTCACGGCGGCGGCGGACGCTCCGGCTGCCGAAACCGCGGGACGGATGCTGCGCCGGGACCGCAGGCGGCTGCACCAGCAGGTGCGGGATGCGCGCTCGGCCCGCAACCACGACCACCGGGCGGAATCGCTGCATGAAGCACGCAAGGACGCCAAGCGGCTGCGCTACGCGGCCGAGGTGGCCCGTCCGGTGCGCACCCCCGGCGCCGCTGAGCTCATCTCCGGCGCCGAGCATGTGCAGAAAATCCTCGGCGAGCACCAGGACAGCGTGGTTAGCCGGGAATTCCTGCGGCGGCTGGGTGCGGGAAGCGCCAGGTCCGGAGCCAATGGATTCACCTACGGGCGGCTGCATGCCCTGGAGGAGGAGCGCGGGGAAACCGCACATAAGCAGTTCCGCAGGGCCTGGTCGAACTTCCCCCGGGTGGTTTGA